One part of the Enterococcus sp. DIV1094 genome encodes these proteins:
- a CDS encoding winged helix-turn-helix domain-containing protein — translation MSSNLYKNELINYLKNKSEISTEELHMFYRQFTPNLPMNTLRWRIYTLKQQGLIYSPKRGVYALSEKETFTPAPNDKILHIANLLQTKFPYVDFSIYSTRYIGNLSNHVYQTNNLIIEIEIDTLDASFHFLKDQFPNTFVSPDQKMYDYYISPSEENIIINRLYVDAPLNKFDGNFYIPKIEKLIVDLLVNNPIILPISSAEIQTIISTILNTYNINYSTLTRYAKKRNVNQELKQILAKKGEEE, via the coding sequence ATGTCTAGTAATCTATATAAAAATGAGTTAATTAACTATTTGAAAAATAAATCAGAAATTTCCACGGAAGAACTCCACATGTTTTATCGACAATTCACTCCTAATTTACCAATGAATACATTACGTTGGCGGATTTATACGCTTAAGCAACAAGGACTCATTTATAGTCCCAAAAGAGGTGTCTATGCACTCAGCGAAAAGGAGACGTTTACTCCAGCACCTAATGATAAAATTTTACACATAGCTAACCTTTTACAAACTAAATTTCCTTATGTGGACTTTAGCATATATTCCACACGATATATTGGTAATCTGTCTAATCACGTGTACCAGACAAACAATCTAATCATCGAAATCGAAATTGATACCTTAGATGCTTCCTTTCATTTTTTGAAGGATCAGTTCCCTAATACTTTTGTGTCCCCGGATCAAAAGATGTATGACTACTATATTAGTCCTTCAGAAGAAAATATTATTATCAATCGCTTATATGTTGATGCTCCTTTAAATAAGTTTGATGGAAACTTTTACATTCCTAAAATAGAAAAATTAATTGTCGATTTACTAGTAAACAATCCCATTATTCTCCCAATCAGCTCTGCAGAAATCCAAACAATTATCTCTACTATTCTAAATACGTATAATATTAATTATTCAACGCTTACCCGTTACGCAAAAAAAAGAAATGTAAACCAAGAACTAAAACAAATATTGGCTAAAAAAGGAGAAGAAGAATGA